One segment of Haemophilus influenzae DNA contains the following:
- the yejK gene encoding nucleoid-associated protein YejK, with amino-acid sequence MSIIVNQIVLHQLVKNVDGDSIKMESVLRDELLSITPEVEQMMLQLHQGYQNKAKAFGVFQEKSIFAQHLNRLLEQEIEFLGFSQYSTKLLADELGKYNFAESGTLILCQYNFLATDYLFIALLDSRHSMLVDEHLDIHRTEYLDITQFDIAARINLTDLQVNANSNRYLTFIKGRVGRKISDFFMDFLGAEEGLNPQVQNQCLLQAVSDYCDQGELNKEQTQAVKKQVFEYCKGQLSNGNNIELRELSDSLPTLNEQPFVAFTEEQNYGLEESIPPVRSALKSLTKFSGSGKGVTLSFDAELLNTRIQWDPMTDTLTIKGLPPNLKDQLQKALKSEN; translated from the coding sequence ATGAGTATTATCGTTAATCAAATTGTTTTGCATCAGTTAGTCAAAAATGTGGATGGCGACAGCATAAAAATGGAAAGCGTATTACGCGATGAGTTGCTGTCAATTACGCCAGAAGTAGAGCAAATGATGTTGCAACTTCATCAAGGCTATCAAAATAAAGCTAAGGCTTTTGGCGTGTTTCAGGAAAAGTCTATCTTTGCACAACATTTAAATCGTTTATTAGAACAAGAAATTGAGTTTTTAGGTTTTAGTCAATATTCAACAAAATTGCTTGCTGATGAGCTAGGTAAATATAACTTTGCGGAAAGTGGCACCTTGATTTTATGCCAATATAATTTCTTAGCGACAGATTATTTGTTTATTGCATTGCTTGATAGCCGCCATAGTATGTTAGTCGATGAGCATTTAGATATTCACCGTACAGAATATCTTGATATAACTCAGTTTGATATTGCGGCACGGATAAATTTGACGGATTTGCAAGTAAATGCGAACTCTAATCGTTATTTAACTTTCATAAAAGGCCGTGTAGGTCGCAAAATTAGTGATTTTTTCATGGATTTTTTAGGTGCTGAAGAAGGATTAAATCCACAGGTTCAAAATCAGTGTTTATTGCAAGCTGTGAGTGATTACTGCGATCAAGGCGAACTCAACAAAGAGCAAACTCAAGCGGTAAAAAAACAAGTGTTTGAATATTGTAAAGGTCAGCTTTCAAACGGTAACAATATTGAATTAAGGGAACTTTCTGATTCATTACCCACTCTAAACGAACAGCCTTTTGTCGCCTTTACGGAAGAACAGAATTATGGTTTGGAAGAGAGCATTCCTCCTGTTCGTTCAGCATTGAAATCGCTAACAAAATTCTCTGGGTCAGGAAAGGGCGTTACCCTAAGTTTTGATGCGGAATTATTGAATACACGTATTCAATGGGATCCTATGACAGATACCCTAACCATCAAAGGTTTACCGCCAAATTTAAAAGATCAATTACAAAAGGCTTTAAAATCAGAGAATTAA
- the bamE gene encoding outer membrane protein assembly factor BamE: protein MQVKTLLGATFLALSLASCSTVEKVVYRIDVPQGNYLEATTVAQVKEGMTAQQVQYLLGTPILIDPYNNYTWYYIFLQQRAYETPAQHTLTVKFDQRGIVTETHLDKPLPEVSQQGENNTIIETGEKPKSSWWKFWK from the coding sequence ATGCAAGTTAAAACACTTTTAGGCGCAACATTTTTAGCATTAAGCCTCGCTTCTTGTTCCACCGTTGAAAAAGTTGTATATCGAATTGATGTACCGCAAGGCAACTATTTAGAAGCGACTACCGTTGCGCAAGTTAAAGAAGGCATGACTGCTCAACAAGTACAATATTTGTTGGGAACGCCAATATTAATCGATCCTTATAATAACTACACTTGGTATTACATATTCTTACAACAACGTGCCTATGAAACACCAGCTCAACATACGCTAACCGTAAAATTCGATCAACGTGGGATTGTGACAGAAACCCATCTTGATAAACCTTTACCAGAGGTTTCACAACAAGGCGAAAATAACACCATCATTGAAACAGGTGAGAAACCAAAATCAAGTTGGTGGAAATTCTGGAAATAA
- a CDS encoding response regulator, with protein MSKLLLVDDDIELTELLSTLLELEGFDVETANNGLEALQKLNESYKLVLLDVMMPKLNGIETLKEIRKVSNVPVMMLTARGEDIDRVLGLELGADDYLPKPFNDRELIARIKAILRRSASPSNNTANVEILSFDGITLHFSHGIATYNEENLNLTDYEFKILCLLLKSKGNVVSREELSLEVMEKPLTPFDRSLDMHISNLRRKLPERKNKPSWFKTLRGKGYALVT; from the coding sequence ATGTCAAAACTCTTGCTCGTTGATGATGATATTGAATTGACTGAATTACTTTCTACACTTTTAGAGCTTGAGGGTTTTGACGTTGAAACAGCAAACAATGGATTAGAAGCATTACAAAAACTCAATGAAAGCTATAAGCTGGTTTTGCTTGATGTAATGATGCCAAAGTTAAATGGTATCGAAACATTAAAAGAAATTCGTAAAGTCTCTAACGTGCCAGTGATGATGCTAACAGCAAGAGGCGAAGACATTGATCGCGTATTAGGCTTAGAATTGGGAGCGGATGATTATTTACCCAAACCTTTTAACGATCGTGAGCTTATTGCAAGAATTAAGGCAATTTTGCGTCGTAGTGCATCTCCTTCAAATAATACCGCAAATGTAGAAATCCTTTCTTTTGACGGAATAACTCTCCATTTTTCTCACGGAATTGCAACCTATAATGAAGAAAATCTCAATTTAACTGATTATGAATTTAAGATCCTTTGTTTATTGCTTAAATCTAAGGGAAATGTGGTAAGTCGAGAAGAATTAAGTTTAGAAGTAATGGAAAAACCGCTCACTCCATTTGACCGTTCTCTTGATATGCACATCTCTAATTTAAGACGCAAATTACCAGAACGAAAAAACAAGCCCTCTTGGTTTAAAACTTTACGCGGAAAAGGATACGCTTTAGTTACCTAA